A single region of the Ctenopharyngodon idella isolate HZGC_01 chromosome 21, HZGC01, whole genome shotgun sequence genome encodes:
- the nup98 gene encoding nuclear pore complex protein Nup98-Nup96 isoform X3 has translation MFNKSFGAPFGGGTGAFGTSSTFGQQNTGFGATGGFGSSAFGATNNTGGLFGTTQNKPGGLFGSSTFSQPVTSSTSTGFGFGATSGTSNSLFGSTNTGGGGLFSQQSNAFGANKPATFGTFGTSTSSGGLFGTTNTTSNPFGGTSGSLFGASSFTAAPPGTTIKFNPPTGSDTMVKGGVTTSINTKHQCITAMKEYENKSLEELRFEDYQAGRKGPSNPMAAGTGGLFGPTAAATPSTGTGLFGSSAPNTGFNFGQTKTSFGTSTGAFGTTTGSLFGQPQQQASSLFKPFGSATTTQNNTFSFGNTNTMGQPNTSSMQGLFGNTAASQAGGLFGNTNTSTATGFGTGIFGPTNTGFGNNLFGNKPAGFGTTTTSAPSFGTGTGLFANKPTLTLGTNTNTSTFGFGATGTGGGLFGNKTATTGLGTGLGTGFGGAVGTGQTSLFGNNQNKLGSTLGSVGTFGTGGFNTGANTLNFGAPQQPVALTDPSAAAAQQAVLQQQINALAYSPFGDSPLFRNPLSDPKKKEERLKPTNPAAQKALTTPTQYKLTPRPATRVRPKALSSSGSSKSQLFDGLDDDEPSLNNGAFMPRKSIKKLVLKNLNNSSLYNNSGNREVDDLASPSEYPQNGLSLSMDEGETREVSVERSGEDDLEVSKFYTNPITKPIPHAQPSPLLQDTISEFNMRGTGSHRNGFEASSEDISLAEDSIQEERDEELEAQKPPHPAGIVLGRVGYYTIPSMEELGKMLNENGECIVENFTVGRKGYGSVFFSGEVNLTNMNLDEIVHFRRKEIIVYPDDKDKPPVGEGLNRRAEVTLDGVWPNDKTTCCQIKSLERLTEMNYEGRLEAASRKQGARFLEYRPETGSWVFEVAHFSKYGLQDSDEEEEVPPAKLDLKKLKTGVPPGIPQLPLTQQQMAPQAQSTAVLELLSRVSELDSDMADITQEHPADSVLGEEDGERTSLEEHKLRSETPAEHEPMSASSQIASSMGINPHTLQIMKASLFAEDDECDLFQEHVSSKLIQDVASPKVLLSGAGRLSIGALLQTKFTSGGGLFSQFPEAPFGGIPQKISKSLASEAPWPSLGPSFLLPAPPPEPTLRTIGARRLGGPVPLESSVTLGKGRLLMDAALFRGRSFRVGWGPNWTLVHCGDQVSVTETMKEQAAESMGFGFLPKPTKSKPITESLFKVHMEQVVGLEPKQSAESLALYHRPLEISLKHSTINTEDPCPFIQPERGVDALHGYAEWIVEVNKDTGGDVGLAHWRQVWTLCAALWGRLGDRDVETEQYSDYQQQLERRRSFSHWLSESSAECIEEEVGRALQRNHAEAVFSYLTGHCLSKACKLSQKSGDHRLSLMLSQAVGSQFCRDLLALQLSDWNRMQTDSFIEEERLRIFALLAGKPVWQSTDYCINVCSELDWKRCVAVHLWYMLPPTASVADALAKYESAFQGSEEMKRYACPPLPPYVDELELLGLDEEMDETESKKSLYDICFHLLKLYSDRHYSLQQLLDPSTVTADHLDYRLCWHLWNVLQALNYNHLSTSCQGLLHTSYAAQLESAGLWEMAIFVLLHIPDSGRRESAVREMLNLHCPLEETEESMEKEQFLTEKLLIPIQWIHQAKAIRACREGDKHCEALHLYKAGHWNHCHRLVIQHLASDCIINDNHKYLLEFLEGLAVPERSVQIQSWDTSGRVYLDYIHVIQTLQDIQQTESPGYELERLHTEVTSLCGRIELLPCSKAKDRLAQSEMAKRVANILRVVLSLQQGGEGTPDPRHIPLCQLAPHIGRLPMPEDYALEELRSLTQSYLQEYVISH, from the exons ATGTTCAACAAGTCTTTTGGTGCTCCCTTTGGGGGAGGGACAGGAGCATTTGGGACTTCATCAACATTTGGGCAACAAA ATACTGGCTTTGGAGCAACAGGTGGCTTTGGATCTTCAGCGTTTGGTGCGACAAACAACACAGGAGGACTTTTCGGGACCACCCAGAACAAGCctg GTGGTCTCTTTGGCTCGAGCACTTTCAGTCAGCCTGTCACCTCCTCCACCAGTACTGGGTTTGGGTTTGGTGCCACTAGTGGCACATCAAACAGCCTTTTTGGAAGCACCAACACCGGAGGTGGAGGACTGTTTTCCCAGCAGAGCAATGCCTTTGGTGCCAACAAACCAGCCACTTTTGGCA CTTTTGGTACCAGCACTAGTAGCGGTGGATTGTTTGGGACAACCAACACGACATCCAACCCTTTTGGAGGAACGTCAGGCTCTTTGTTTGGGGCATCAAGTTTCACTGCTGCACCCCCTGGCACAACAATCAAATTCAAT cCACCAACTGGTAGTGACACAATGGTAAAAGGTGGTGTGACAACCAGCATTAACACCAAACACCAGTGCATCACTGCAATGAAGGAATATGAGAACAAATCCTTAGAG GAATTGAGGTTTGAGGATTACCAGGCTGGAAGGAAGGGTCCTTCCAATCCCATGGCAGCTGGCACAGGGGGTCTCTTTGGACCGACAGCCGCAGCTACTCCCAGTACTGGTACTGGACTCTTTGGCTCATCAGCTCCAAACACTGGCTTCAACTTCGGCCAGACCAAGACCTCATTTGGCACGA GCACTGGGGCATTTGGGACAACCACAGGAAGTTTGTTTGGCCAGCCGCAGCAGCAAGCTTCCAGTCTTTTCAAACCATTCGGCTCAGCCACTACCACCCAAAACAACACTTTCTCCTTCGGCAACACCAATACCATGGGCCAGCCCAATACCAGCAGCATG CAGGGGCTGTTTGGCAACACGGCTGCCTCTCAGGCTGGAGGACTTTTTGGAAACACTAACACAAGTACCGCCACAGGCTTTGGCACAGGAATTTTCGGTCCAACTAACACCGGCTTTGGGAAT AATCTTTTTGGTAATAAACCTGCTGGATTTGGCACCACCACCACTAGCGCACCCTCCTTTGGCACAGGCACTGGTCTGTTTGCAAATAAGCCTACACTCACTCTAGGGACTAACACGAACACCTCAACCTTTG gTTTCGGTGCAACTGGTACAGGTGGGGGTCTTTTTGGGAACAAAACTGCTACGACAGGACTGGGAACAGGATTGGGAACTGGCTTCGGAGGAG ctgtagGAACTGGCCAGACGTCATTGTTTGGAAACAACCAGAACAAGCTGGGCTCCACTCTGGGGTCAGTGGGCACCTTCGGGACTGGAGGCTTCAACACCGGAGCCAACACTCTGAATTTTGGTGCTCCTCAACAACCTGTGG CTCTGACTGACCCCAGTGCAGCAGCCGCTCAGCAGGCCGTCCTCCAGCAGCAGATTAACGCATTGGCCTACTCTCCATTTGGAGACTCACCCCTCTTTAGAAACCCACTGTCGGACCCCAAAAAGAAGGAAGAG CGTCTCAAGCCCACAAATCCAGCTGCCCAGAAAGCCCTGACTACCCCTACTCAATACAAACTTACCCCTCGTCCTGCCACCCGTGTGCGTCCCAAAGCGCTCTCCTCCTCTGGCTCATCCAAATCTCAGCTCTTCGATGGACTTGATGATGATGAACCTTCTCTTAACAATGGAGCTTTCATGCCTAG GAAGAGCATAAAGAAGCTTGTGTTGAAGAATCTGAATAACAGCAGTCTGTATAATAACTCTGGGAACAGAGAGGTTGATGACTTGGCCTCCCCTTCAGAGTACCCACAGAATGGGCTCAG TCTGAGTATGGATGAAGGAGAGACCAGAGAAGTTAGTGTGGAGAGAAGTGGGGAGGATGACCTAGAGGTCTCCAAGTTCTACACCAACCCGATCACCAAACCCATTCCACACGCCCAGCCAAGCCCCTTGCTACAGGATACCATCTCGGAGTTCAACATGCGGGGAACTGGCAGTCATCGCAATGGCTTTGAGGCCAGCAGTGAGGACATTTCTCTGGCTGAGGATTCCATTCAGGAGGAAAGAGATGAGGAGCTGGAGGCTCAGAAACCTCCTCACCCAGCTG GTATAGTTCTTGGCCGTGTAGGCTACTACACCATCCCATCCATGGAAGAGCTGGGAAAGATGTTGAATGAAAATGGGGAGTGTATTGTGGAGAACTTCACTGTTGGCAGGAAAG gcTATGGGTCAGTTTTCTTCTCTGGTGAGGTGAATCTTACCAACATGAACCTGGATGAGATTGTGCACTTCAGGCGTAAGGAGATAATTGTGTACCCTGATGACAAAGACAAGCCTCCTGTTGGAGAGGGACTAAACAG ACGTGCTGAAGTGACTCTAGATGGTGTGTGGCCCAATGACAAGACAACGTGCTGTCAGATCAAGAGTCTAGAGAGGCTGACTGAGATGAACTACGAGGGCCGTCTCGAGGCAGCCTCGCGCAAACAAGGCGCCCGCTTCTTGGAGTACCGACCCGAAACTGGCTCCTGGGTCTTTGAG GTGGCCCACTTCTCAAAGTATGGCCTGCAGGATTCTGATGAAGAAGAGGAAGTCCCCCCGGCCAAGCTGGACCTGAAGAAGCTGAAGACAGGGGTTCCTCCTGGGATCCCACAGCTTCCACTGACCCAGCAGCAGATGGCGCCACAGGCTCAG AGTACTGCAGTACTTGAGCTGCTCAGCCGTGTGTCGGAGTTGGACAGTGACATGGCTGACATTACTCAAGAGCACCCAGCAGACAGTGTTTTGGGAGAGGAGGATGGAGAGAGAACTTCTTTGGAGGAGCACAAGCTGAGATCTGAGACTCCTGCCGAGCATGAGCCCATGTCCGCATCCAGCCAGATTGCTTCCTCAATGGGCATCAACCCTCATACCTTACAG ATTATGAAGGCATCTCTCTTTGCAGAGGATGATGAATGTGACTTGTTTCAAGAGCATGTTTCTTCAAAGCTCATACAAGATGTGGCTTCCCCCAAAGTTTTGCTTTCTGGAGCTGGTCGGCTATCAA TTGGAGCCCTGTTACAAACAAAGTTCACCTCAGGTGGAGGGCTTTTTTCCCAGTTCCCAGAGGCTCCTTTTGGTGGAATACCTCAGAAGATTAGCAAGTCACTAGCATCTGAAGCCCCATGGCCATCATTGGGTCCATCCTTCCTGTTGCCGGCCCCTCCTCCAGAACCTACGCTTCGGACCATTGGGGCCCGTAGGCTAGGTGGGCCAGTACCTCTGGAGAGCTCTGTAACTTTAGGGAAAGGCCGTTTACTGATGGACGCGGCTCTGTTCAGAGGGCGGTCTTTCAGAGTGGGCTGGGGTCCCAACTGGACACTGGTGCACTGTGGAGATCAAGTTAGTGTCACAGAAACAATGAAGGAACAGGCAGCAGAGAGCATGGGTTTTGGTTTCTTACCCAAACCAACCAAGAGCAAACC GATCACTGAAAGTCTGTTTAAAGTGCATATGGAGCAGGTGGTCGGCCTGGAGCCCAAGCAGTCAGCTGAGAGCCTTGCTCTTTACCACAGGCCACTGGAGATCAGTCTAAAGCACAGCACAATCAACACAGAGGACCCCTGTCCTTTTATTCAGCCAGAGAGAGGAGTGGATGCTCTGCATGGTTATGCAGAATGGATTGTGGAGGTCAACAAAGATACAGGAGGGGATG TTGGCCTGGCCCATTGGCGGCAAGTTTGGACTTTGTGTGCTGCTCTGTGGGGTCGTCTGGGTGACCGAGATGTGGAGACTGAGCAATACTCAGACTACCAGCAGCAGCTTGAGAGGCGGAGGAGCTTCTCACACTGGCTCTCTGAGAGCTCGGCTGAGTGCATTGAGGAGGAGGTGGGCCGGGCCCTTCAGCGCAACCATGCTGAGGCTGTATTCAGTTACCTTACCGGTCACTGCTTAAGCAAGGCCTGCAAACTGTCCCAGAAGAGTG gggACCATCGCCTTTCACTGATGTTGTCTCAGGCTGTGGGCTCTCAGTTTTGTAGAGATCTATTGGCTCTGCAGCTCAGTGACTGGAACAGGATGCAGACAGACTCCTTCATAGAGGAGGAGAGGCTGCGAATCTTTGCTTTGCTTGCAGGCAAACCA gtGTGGCAGTCAACAGACTACTGTATAAACGTGTGCTCCGAGCTTGACTGGAAGCGGTGTGTTGCTGTTCATCTCTGGTACATGCTGCCTCCCACTGCATCTGTAGCTGATGCTCTTGCCAAATATGAATCTGCATTTCAG GGTTCAGAGGAAATGAAAAGGTATGCTTGCCCTCCTTTACCTCCCTATGTAGATGAACTCGAATTGTTGGGTTTGGATGAAGAGATGGACGAGACAGAATCCAAAAAGTCACTCTATGACATCTGCTTCCACCTACTTAAACTTTACAGTGACAG GCACTACAGCCTACAACAGCTACTTGATCCCAGCACAGTAACTGCTGATCATCTGGACTACCGGCTGTGCTGGCACCTGTGGAACGTGTTGCAGGCTCTTAACTACAATCACCTGTCCACCTCTTGCCAGGGCTTGCTGCACACCAGCTACGCTGCCCAGCTGGAGAGCGCAGGATTATGGGAGATGGCTATCTTTGTGCTGCTGCACATACCTGACTCTGG ACGTAGAGAGAGTGCAGTGCGGGAGATGCTCAACTTGCACTGCCCCCTTGAGGAGACAGAAGAGTCAATGGAGAAGGAGCAATTTCTTACGGAAAAGTTGCTGATCCCCATCCAGTGGATCCATCAAGCCAAGGCCATCCGTGCCTGCAGAGAGGGAGATAAACATTGTGAAGCCTTGCACCTTTACAAGGCTGGCCACTGGAATCACTGTCATCGGCTGGTCATCCAGCACCTGGCCTCAG aCTGCATAATTAACGATAATCATAAGTACCTACTGGAATTCCTGGAGGGGTTGGCAGTGCCAGAGCGCAGTGTTCAGATTCAGAGCTGGGACACATCTGGACGGGTCTACCTTGATTACATCCATGTCATCCAGACTTTGCAGGACATCCAACAG ACGGAAAGCCCAGGTTATGAGCTGGAGCGACTGCATACAGAGGTGACGTCTCTCTGTGGGAGAATAGAGCTCCTCCCCTGCTCCAAAGCTAAAGACCGACTTGCCCAATCAG AGATGGCCAAACGTGTGGCTAACATCCTGCGAGTGGTTTTGAGTCTCCAGCAGGGTGGTGAAGGCACCCCAGATCCCCGACACATCCCTCTTTGCCAGCTTGCTCCACACATTGGACGTCTACCCATGCCAGAGGACTATGCTTTAGAGGAACTCCGCAGCCTTACTCAGTCGTACCTGCAAGAGTATGTTATCAGTCACTGA
- the nup98 gene encoding nuclear pore complex protein Nup98-Nup96 isoform X2, translating into MFNKSFGAPFGGGTGAFGTSSTFGQQNTGFGATGGFGSSAFGATNNTGGLFGTTQNKPGGLFGSSTFSQPVTSSTSTGFGFGATSGTSNSLFGSTNTGGGGLFSQQSNAFGANKPATFGTFGTSTSSGGLFGTTNTTSNPFGGTSGSLFGASSFTAAPPGTTIKFNPPTGSDTMVKGGVTTSINTKHQCITAMKEYENKSLEELRFEDYQAGRKGPSNPMAAGTGGLFGPTAAATPSTGTGLFGSSAPNTGFNFGQTKTSFGTSTGAFGTTTGSLFGQPQQQASSLFKPFGSATTTQNNTFSFGNTNTMGQPNTSSMGLFGNTAASQAGGLFGNTNTSTATGFGTGIFGPTNTGFGNVGTQNLFGNKPAGFGTTTTSAPSFGTGTGLFANKPTLTLGTNTNTSTFGFGATGTGGGLFGNKTATTGLGTGLGTGFGGAVGTGQTSLFGNNQNKLGSTLGSVGTFGTGGFNTGANTLNFGAPQQPVALTDPSAAAAQQAVLQQQINALAYSPFGDSPLFRNPLSDPKKKEERLKPTNPAAQKALTTPTQYKLTPRPATRVRPKALSSSGSSKSQLFDGLDDDEPSLNNGAFMPRKSIKKLVLKNLNNSSLYNNSGNREVDDLASPSEYPQNGLSLSMDEGETREVSVERSGEDDLEVSKFYTNPITKPIPHAQPSPLLQDTISEFNMRGTGSHRNGFEASSEDISLAEDSIQEERDEELEAQKPPHPAGIVLGRVGYYTIPSMEELGKMLNENGECIVENFTVGRKGYGSVFFSGEVNLTNMNLDEIVHFRRKEIIVYPDDKDKPPVGEGLNRRAEVTLDGVWPNDKTTCCQIKSLERLTEMNYEGRLEAASRKQGARFLEYRPETGSWVFEVAHFSKYGLQDSDEEEEVPPAKLDLKKLKTGVPPGIPQLPLTQQQMAPQAQSTAVLELLSRVSELDSDMADITQEHPADSVLGEEDGERTSLEEHKLRSETPAEHEPMSASSQIASSMGINPHTLQIMKASLFAEDDECDLFQEHVSSKLIQDVASPKVLLSGAGRLSIGALLQTKFTSGGGLFSQFPEAPFGGIPQKISKSLASEAPWPSLGPSFLLPAPPPEPTLRTIGARRLGGPVPLESSVTLGKGRLLMDAALFRGRSFRVGWGPNWTLVHCGDQVSVTETMKEQAAESMGFGFLPKPTKSKPITESLFKVHMEQVVGLEPKQSAESLALYHRPLEISLKHSTINTEDPCPFIQPERGVDALHGYAEWIVEVNKDTGGDVGLAHWRQVWTLCAALWGRLGDRDVETEQYSDYQQQLERRRSFSHWLSESSAECIEEEVGRALQRNHAEAVFSYLTGHCLSKACKLSQKSGDHRLSLMLSQAVGSQFCRDLLALQLSDWNRMQTDSFIEEERLRIFALLAGKPVWQSTDYCINVCSELDWKRCVAVHLWYMLPPTASVADALAKYESAFQGSEEMKRYACPPLPPYVDELELLGLDEEMDETESKKSLYDICFHLLKLYSDRHYSLQQLLDPSTVTADHLDYRLCWHLWNVLQALNYNHLSTSCQGLLHTSYAAQLESAGLWEMAIFVLLHIPDSGRRESAVREMLNLHCPLEETEESMEKEQFLTEKLLIPIQWIHQAKAIRACREGDKHCEALHLYKAGHWNHCHRLVIQHLASDCIINDNHKYLLEFLEGLAVPERSVQIQSWDTSGRVYLDYIHVIQTLQDIQQTESPGYELERLHTEVTSLCGRIELLPCSKAKDRLAQSEMAKRVANILRVVLSLQQGGEGTPDPRHIPLCQLAPHIGRLPMPEDYALEELRSLTQSYLQEYVISH; encoded by the exons ATGTTCAACAAGTCTTTTGGTGCTCCCTTTGGGGGAGGGACAGGAGCATTTGGGACTTCATCAACATTTGGGCAACAAA ATACTGGCTTTGGAGCAACAGGTGGCTTTGGATCTTCAGCGTTTGGTGCGACAAACAACACAGGAGGACTTTTCGGGACCACCCAGAACAAGCctg GTGGTCTCTTTGGCTCGAGCACTTTCAGTCAGCCTGTCACCTCCTCCACCAGTACTGGGTTTGGGTTTGGTGCCACTAGTGGCACATCAAACAGCCTTTTTGGAAGCACCAACACCGGAGGTGGAGGACTGTTTTCCCAGCAGAGCAATGCCTTTGGTGCCAACAAACCAGCCACTTTTGGCA CTTTTGGTACCAGCACTAGTAGCGGTGGATTGTTTGGGACAACCAACACGACATCCAACCCTTTTGGAGGAACGTCAGGCTCTTTGTTTGGGGCATCAAGTTTCACTGCTGCACCCCCTGGCACAACAATCAAATTCAAT cCACCAACTGGTAGTGACACAATGGTAAAAGGTGGTGTGACAACCAGCATTAACACCAAACACCAGTGCATCACTGCAATGAAGGAATATGAGAACAAATCCTTAGAG GAATTGAGGTTTGAGGATTACCAGGCTGGAAGGAAGGGTCCTTCCAATCCCATGGCAGCTGGCACAGGGGGTCTCTTTGGACCGACAGCCGCAGCTACTCCCAGTACTGGTACTGGACTCTTTGGCTCATCAGCTCCAAACACTGGCTTCAACTTCGGCCAGACCAAGACCTCATTTGGCACGA GCACTGGGGCATTTGGGACAACCACAGGAAGTTTGTTTGGCCAGCCGCAGCAGCAAGCTTCCAGTCTTTTCAAACCATTCGGCTCAGCCACTACCACCCAAAACAACACTTTCTCCTTCGGCAACACCAATACCATGGGCCAGCCCAATACCAGCAGCATG GGGCTGTTTGGCAACACGGCTGCCTCTCAGGCTGGAGGACTTTTTGGAAACACTAACACAAGTACCGCCACAGGCTTTGGCACAGGAATTTTCGGTCCAACTAACACCGGCTTTGGGAATGTGGGTACACAG AATCTTTTTGGTAATAAACCTGCTGGATTTGGCACCACCACCACTAGCGCACCCTCCTTTGGCACAGGCACTGGTCTGTTTGCAAATAAGCCTACACTCACTCTAGGGACTAACACGAACACCTCAACCTTTG gTTTCGGTGCAACTGGTACAGGTGGGGGTCTTTTTGGGAACAAAACTGCTACGACAGGACTGGGAACAGGATTGGGAACTGGCTTCGGAGGAG ctgtagGAACTGGCCAGACGTCATTGTTTGGAAACAACCAGAACAAGCTGGGCTCCACTCTGGGGTCAGTGGGCACCTTCGGGACTGGAGGCTTCAACACCGGAGCCAACACTCTGAATTTTGGTGCTCCTCAACAACCTGTGG CTCTGACTGACCCCAGTGCAGCAGCCGCTCAGCAGGCCGTCCTCCAGCAGCAGATTAACGCATTGGCCTACTCTCCATTTGGAGACTCACCCCTCTTTAGAAACCCACTGTCGGACCCCAAAAAGAAGGAAGAG CGTCTCAAGCCCACAAATCCAGCTGCCCAGAAAGCCCTGACTACCCCTACTCAATACAAACTTACCCCTCGTCCTGCCACCCGTGTGCGTCCCAAAGCGCTCTCCTCCTCTGGCTCATCCAAATCTCAGCTCTTCGATGGACTTGATGATGATGAACCTTCTCTTAACAATGGAGCTTTCATGCCTAG GAAGAGCATAAAGAAGCTTGTGTTGAAGAATCTGAATAACAGCAGTCTGTATAATAACTCTGGGAACAGAGAGGTTGATGACTTGGCCTCCCCTTCAGAGTACCCACAGAATGGGCTCAG TCTGAGTATGGATGAAGGAGAGACCAGAGAAGTTAGTGTGGAGAGAAGTGGGGAGGATGACCTAGAGGTCTCCAAGTTCTACACCAACCCGATCACCAAACCCATTCCACACGCCCAGCCAAGCCCCTTGCTACAGGATACCATCTCGGAGTTCAACATGCGGGGAACTGGCAGTCATCGCAATGGCTTTGAGGCCAGCAGTGAGGACATTTCTCTGGCTGAGGATTCCATTCAGGAGGAAAGAGATGAGGAGCTGGAGGCTCAGAAACCTCCTCACCCAGCTG GTATAGTTCTTGGCCGTGTAGGCTACTACACCATCCCATCCATGGAAGAGCTGGGAAAGATGTTGAATGAAAATGGGGAGTGTATTGTGGAGAACTTCACTGTTGGCAGGAAAG gcTATGGGTCAGTTTTCTTCTCTGGTGAGGTGAATCTTACCAACATGAACCTGGATGAGATTGTGCACTTCAGGCGTAAGGAGATAATTGTGTACCCTGATGACAAAGACAAGCCTCCTGTTGGAGAGGGACTAAACAG ACGTGCTGAAGTGACTCTAGATGGTGTGTGGCCCAATGACAAGACAACGTGCTGTCAGATCAAGAGTCTAGAGAGGCTGACTGAGATGAACTACGAGGGCCGTCTCGAGGCAGCCTCGCGCAAACAAGGCGCCCGCTTCTTGGAGTACCGACCCGAAACTGGCTCCTGGGTCTTTGAG GTGGCCCACTTCTCAAAGTATGGCCTGCAGGATTCTGATGAAGAAGAGGAAGTCCCCCCGGCCAAGCTGGACCTGAAGAAGCTGAAGACAGGGGTTCCTCCTGGGATCCCACAGCTTCCACTGACCCAGCAGCAGATGGCGCCACAGGCTCAG AGTACTGCAGTACTTGAGCTGCTCAGCCGTGTGTCGGAGTTGGACAGTGACATGGCTGACATTACTCAAGAGCACCCAGCAGACAGTGTTTTGGGAGAGGAGGATGGAGAGAGAACTTCTTTGGAGGAGCACAAGCTGAGATCTGAGACTCCTGCCGAGCATGAGCCCATGTCCGCATCCAGCCAGATTGCTTCCTCAATGGGCATCAACCCTCATACCTTACAG ATTATGAAGGCATCTCTCTTTGCAGAGGATGATGAATGTGACTTGTTTCAAGAGCATGTTTCTTCAAAGCTCATACAAGATGTGGCTTCCCCCAAAGTTTTGCTTTCTGGAGCTGGTCGGCTATCAA TTGGAGCCCTGTTACAAACAAAGTTCACCTCAGGTGGAGGGCTTTTTTCCCAGTTCCCAGAGGCTCCTTTTGGTGGAATACCTCAGAAGATTAGCAAGTCACTAGCATCTGAAGCCCCATGGCCATCATTGGGTCCATCCTTCCTGTTGCCGGCCCCTCCTCCAGAACCTACGCTTCGGACCATTGGGGCCCGTAGGCTAGGTGGGCCAGTACCTCTGGAGAGCTCTGTAACTTTAGGGAAAGGCCGTTTACTGATGGACGCGGCTCTGTTCAGAGGGCGGTCTTTCAGAGTGGGCTGGGGTCCCAACTGGACACTGGTGCACTGTGGAGATCAAGTTAGTGTCACAGAAACAATGAAGGAACAGGCAGCAGAGAGCATGGGTTTTGGTTTCTTACCCAAACCAACCAAGAGCAAACC GATCACTGAAAGTCTGTTTAAAGTGCATATGGAGCAGGTGGTCGGCCTGGAGCCCAAGCAGTCAGCTGAGAGCCTTGCTCTTTACCACAGGCCACTGGAGATCAGTCTAAAGCACAGCACAATCAACACAGAGGACCCCTGTCCTTTTATTCAGCCAGAGAGAGGAGTGGATGCTCTGCATGGTTATGCAGAATGGATTGTGGAGGTCAACAAAGATACAGGAGGGGATG TTGGCCTGGCCCATTGGCGGCAAGTTTGGACTTTGTGTGCTGCTCTGTGGGGTCGTCTGGGTGACCGAGATGTGGAGACTGAGCAATACTCAGACTACCAGCAGCAGCTTGAGAGGCGGAGGAGCTTCTCACACTGGCTCTCTGAGAGCTCGGCTGAGTGCATTGAGGAGGAGGTGGGCCGGGCCCTTCAGCGCAACCATGCTGAGGCTGTATTCAGTTACCTTACCGGTCACTGCTTAAGCAAGGCCTGCAAACTGTCCCAGAAGAGTG gggACCATCGCCTTTCACTGATGTTGTCTCAGGCTGTGGGCTCTCAGTTTTGTAGAGATCTATTGGCTCTGCAGCTCAGTGACTGGAACAGGATGCAGACAGACTCCTTCATAGAGGAGGAGAGGCTGCGAATCTTTGCTTTGCTTGCAGGCAAACCA gtGTGGCAGTCAACAGACTACTGTATAAACGTGTGCTCCGAGCTTGACTGGAAGCGGTGTGTTGCTGTTCATCTCTGGTACATGCTGCCTCCCACTGCATCTGTAGCTGATGCTCTTGCCAAATATGAATCTGCATTTCAG GGTTCAGAGGAAATGAAAAGGTATGCTTGCCCTCCTTTACCTCCCTATGTAGATGAACTCGAATTGTTGGGTTTGGATGAAGAGATGGACGAGACAGAATCCAAAAAGTCACTCTATGACATCTGCTTCCACCTACTTAAACTTTACAGTGACAG GCACTACAGCCTACAACAGCTACTTGATCCCAGCACAGTAACTGCTGATCATCTGGACTACCGGCTGTGCTGGCACCTGTGGAACGTGTTGCAGGCTCTTAACTACAATCACCTGTCCACCTCTTGCCAGGGCTTGCTGCACACCAGCTACGCTGCCCAGCTGGAGAGCGCAGGATTATGGGAGATGGCTATCTTTGTGCTGCTGCACATACCTGACTCTGG ACGTAGAGAGAGTGCAGTGCGGGAGATGCTCAACTTGCACTGCCCCCTTGAGGAGACAGAAGAGTCAATGGAGAAGGAGCAATTTCTTACGGAAAAGTTGCTGATCCCCATCCAGTGGATCCATCAAGCCAAGGCCATCCGTGCCTGCAGAGAGGGAGATAAACATTGTGAAGCCTTGCACCTTTACAAGGCTGGCCACTGGAATCACTGTCATCGGCTGGTCATCCAGCACCTGGCCTCAG aCTGCATAATTAACGATAATCATAAGTACCTACTGGAATTCCTGGAGGGGTTGGCAGTGCCAGAGCGCAGTGTTCAGATTCAGAGCTGGGACACATCTGGACGGGTCTACCTTGATTACATCCATGTCATCCAGACTTTGCAGGACATCCAACAG ACGGAAAGCCCAGGTTATGAGCTGGAGCGACTGCATACAGAGGTGACGTCTCTCTGTGGGAGAATAGAGCTCCTCCCCTGCTCCAAAGCTAAAGACCGACTTGCCCAATCAG AGATGGCCAAACGTGTGGCTAACATCCTGCGAGTGGTTTTGAGTCTCCAGCAGGGTGGTGAAGGCACCCCAGATCCCCGACACATCCCTCTTTGCCAGCTTGCTCCACACATTGGACGTCTACCCATGCCAGAGGACTATGCTTTAGAGGAACTCCGCAGCCTTACTCAGTCGTACCTGCAAGAGTATGTTATCAGTCACTGA